In the genome of Coraliomargarita sinensis, one region contains:
- a CDS encoding ABC transporter ATP-binding protein, producing the protein MVLKRFKPYFAYLKEVRVKFAVGLLAGILSAAASGAGLPFVIKVLVPLVTSDDAPTGMALAGILLTIPVVFLFRAGGTYLNEYYMAHSGMHVLEKVRLSVFDKLQSLPLAFFQKNQTGDLMIRVMGDAQTLQTAIISSVNSLVRQPATLLFAIAFLVGLAIHSEETFFLLIALMSVPCCVFPIRLIGRKILKKATQAQQEAGRVNSVLNENLGATREVRAYNLQKRESIRFGEACRAFFKYSLKTVKYDKALTPMIELVTALVIPIAFYVTIVKEIKPEDIAAILTALYMCYEPVKKLGKVSNTLRKAEASLNRLEYILHSEDSVPEAPDPKQLERVKGRIDFSGVNFAYDDELVLRKINACIPAGESVALVGPSGAGKSTFANLVPRFYDVTDGSIMIDGQDVRTLRKADLRQQVALVSQEAVLFGESIAENIRIGNPSATDEEIRAASKMAQAHEFIEALEDGYGTQVGERGSRLSGGQRQRISIARAFLKDAPIIILDEPTSALDAESEHEIQIALEELSRGRTVIIIAHRFSTIQHADRILVFNAGEIIASGTHSELYESNKLYRSLYNKQSQTKLQN; encoded by the coding sequence ATGGTTTTAAAGCGCTTCAAACCCTACTTCGCTTACTTAAAGGAAGTCCGCGTTAAATTCGCGGTCGGGCTTTTGGCAGGCATTCTTTCGGCCGCAGCTTCCGGCGCAGGCCTGCCCTTTGTCATCAAAGTTCTGGTGCCTCTTGTGACTTCGGACGATGCACCGACCGGCATGGCACTGGCCGGCATCTTACTCACGATCCCGGTGGTCTTTCTTTTCCGCGCAGGGGGGACCTACCTGAACGAGTACTACATGGCGCACTCCGGGATGCACGTTCTGGAAAAAGTACGGCTCAGCGTCTTTGATAAACTACAATCGCTGCCACTCGCTTTCTTTCAAAAAAATCAGACGGGCGACCTCATGATTCGGGTGATGGGTGACGCCCAAACGCTGCAAACCGCAATTATCAGCAGCGTTAACAGCCTCGTGAGGCAACCGGCGACCCTGCTCTTTGCCATCGCTTTCCTGGTTGGACTGGCCATTCACTCCGAGGAGACATTCTTTCTTCTGATCGCTCTGATGAGCGTTCCCTGCTGCGTATTCCCTATCCGGCTCATTGGTCGCAAGATTCTGAAAAAAGCAACCCAGGCGCAGCAGGAAGCAGGTCGCGTCAACAGCGTGCTCAATGAAAACCTCGGCGCCACGCGGGAGGTACGTGCTTACAACCTGCAGAAGCGTGAAAGTATTCGTTTCGGGGAAGCCTGCCGTGCCTTTTTTAAATACAGTTTAAAGACGGTCAAATACGACAAGGCACTCACGCCCATGATCGAGTTGGTCACGGCCCTGGTGATTCCGATCGCTTTTTACGTCACGATTGTAAAGGAGATTAAACCCGAAGACATCGCGGCGATTCTTACCGCACTCTACATGTGTTATGAGCCCGTTAAAAAACTCGGCAAAGTCAGCAACACCCTGCGGAAAGCCGAAGCCTCGCTCAACCGCCTGGAATACATTCTCCACAGCGAGGACAGCGTGCCCGAAGCCCCGGACCCCAAACAACTGGAACGTGTGAAAGGCCGAATTGACTTCTCGGGGGTCAATTTCGCCTACGACGACGAGCTCGTGCTGCGCAAGATCAATGCCTGCATCCCTGCGGGCGAATCCGTGGCTCTGGTCGGGCCAAGCGGGGCAGGCAAATCCACCTTTGCCAACCTGGTACCGCGTTTCTATGACGTTACGGATGGTTCGATCATGATCGACGGACAGGATGTGAGAACCCTGCGTAAGGCCGACCTGCGACAGCAAGTCGCACTGGTTTCTCAGGAGGCCGTGCTTTTCGGAGAAAGTATCGCGGAAAATATCCGCATCGGCAATCCGTCGGCCACCGACGAGGAAATACGGGCCGCCAGTAAAATGGCGCAGGCCCACGAATTTATCGAAGCGCTGGAAGACGGATATGGAACACAAGTGGGCGAGAGGGGCTCACGTCTCTCCGGCGGCCAGCGGCAGCGTATCTCCATCGCCCGTGCCTTTCTCAAAGATGCCCCGATTATCATTCTCGACGAGCCTACTTCGGCCCTCGACGCGGAGAGCGAGCACGAAATCCAGATCGCGCTCGAAGAGCTTTCGCGCGGCCGCACCGTCATTATCATTGCCCATCGCTTCAGCACGATTCAGCACGCTGACCGGATTTTGGTTTTTAATGCGGGAGAAATTATTGCCTCCGGGACACATTCAGAGCTTTATGAGTCCAATAAGCTCTACCGGAGTCTTTACAACAAACAGTCCCAAACCAAACTCCAGAACTAG
- the mbhE gene encoding hydrogen gas-evolving membrane-bound hydrogenase subunit E, whose product MPEFLIACPAIIFIAAFAAPCLRCLLGDRVGYVLSVAPFAALGLILSQAGPVESGAGVAYSLDWFSALGASLDFRLDGLAFLMSILITGIGGFIVLYAQGYMHGHPQLGRFYLYLLAFMGAMLGLVLSDNLILLFVFWELTSITSYLLIGFNHESKEARWKALQALLVTGLGAMAMLAGFVLLAAVTGTWKISEINNLGDLVQASPFYSGIIVLLLIGAFTKSAQVPFHFWLPNAMAGPTPVSAFLHSATMVKAGIFLIARTNPALSGSGLWEYSLAIFGSLTLLLAMFLGLFQKDVKSILAYTTLGVLGVLTMLLGIGSEYAIKAMVVFLLGHALYKATLFMVVGSIDHETGTRDVTLLRGLRGLMPITAIASGLAALSMSGLPPFFGFIGKELIYKAGVKLDGIEIVFLAAALVGNLVMMGLALKAGIGPFFGKPNHDALPKKPHEAPFSMWIGPIVLAVAGLVIGIIPFWVTEFMVSPAVAAIKGTEIAHLDLALWNLVKPNLPLLLSGITVLGGFFVFLYRARFWAVADRVLAAIRPYGAEAMYERIFNATMWFSKFQTRRLQTGRLHDYVFMIVVVAVGLLLWAINKHGEWSIAVNWAEYDTLMVGLTIIMTIAAVLAVLANSYITVLASLGTIGFGVALIFAYYGAPDLAITQLLVETLTVVLFMFVILMLPKLKTFSSGATRLRDMIVASAFGATITILLLKALNIQFSPAISSTLAEMSYPEAKGKNVVNVILVDFRALDTLGEIVVVATAALGIAALVAAGLKKRKGEESS is encoded by the coding sequence ATGCCTGAATTCCTCATCGCCTGCCCAGCTATTATTTTTATAGCTGCTTTCGCCGCACCTTGTCTGCGGTGTCTTCTGGGCGACCGGGTGGGTTATGTGCTCAGTGTCGCTCCGTTTGCGGCGCTTGGACTCATCCTCTCGCAGGCGGGCCCGGTGGAAAGCGGAGCGGGGGTTGCCTACAGCCTCGACTGGTTCAGCGCGCTGGGAGCTTCGCTTGATTTCCGCCTGGATGGTCTGGCCTTCCTGATGTCGATTTTGATCACCGGTATCGGTGGATTTATCGTCCTTTATGCTCAGGGCTACATGCACGGCCACCCGCAATTGGGGCGCTTTTACCTCTACCTTCTGGCCTTCATGGGTGCCATGCTCGGGCTGGTCCTGTCCGACAATTTAATCCTGCTCTTTGTTTTCTGGGAACTGACGAGTATCACTTCCTACCTCCTCATCGGTTTCAACCATGAGTCGAAGGAAGCGCGCTGGAAGGCGCTGCAGGCACTGCTCGTCACCGGGCTCGGTGCCATGGCGATGCTCGCGGGTTTTGTGCTGTTGGCTGCCGTCACCGGCACCTGGAAGATCAGCGAGATCAACAACCTCGGTGACTTGGTGCAGGCGAGCCCGTTCTACAGTGGTATCATTGTTCTGCTGTTGATCGGCGCATTTACCAAAAGTGCGCAGGTGCCCTTTCATTTTTGGCTTCCCAACGCGATGGCGGGGCCGACTCCGGTGAGTGCCTTTCTGCACTCCGCGACCATGGTCAAGGCCGGGATCTTTCTCATCGCGCGGACCAACCCGGCACTGAGTGGCAGCGGACTCTGGGAATACAGCCTGGCGATTTTCGGGAGTCTGACGCTCCTTCTGGCCATGTTCCTCGGGCTCTTCCAGAAGGATGTGAAGTCGATTCTCGCCTACACCACGCTCGGGGTGCTCGGTGTCCTTACGATGCTACTCGGCATCGGCTCGGAGTATGCCATCAAGGCGATGGTGGTATTCCTGCTCGGGCATGCCCTGTACAAGGCGACGCTCTTCATGGTCGTGGGGTCGATTGACCACGAGACCGGCACCCGGGATGTGACTTTGCTGCGCGGTCTTCGAGGGTTGATGCCGATCACCGCAATCGCCAGCGGCCTGGCCGCGCTCTCCATGTCCGGCCTCCCTCCCTTTTTCGGCTTCATCGGCAAGGAGTTGATCTACAAGGCGGGCGTCAAGCTGGACGGTATTGAGATTGTCTTTCTGGCGGCCGCGCTCGTGGGCAACCTCGTGATGATGGGCCTGGCGCTGAAAGCGGGGATCGGTCCCTTCTTCGGGAAGCCCAACCACGACGCCCTGCCCAAGAAGCCCCATGAAGCACCGTTTTCCATGTGGATCGGTCCGATCGTGCTGGCGGTGGCGGGGCTGGTCATCGGGATCATTCCTTTCTGGGTGACTGAGTTCATGGTCTCGCCGGCAGTGGCCGCCATCAAGGGAACCGAGATTGCCCACCTGGATCTGGCCCTCTGGAATCTGGTCAAGCCGAACCTGCCTCTGCTTTTGAGCGGAATCACCGTGTTGGGGGGCTTCTTCGTCTTCCTTTACCGCGCCCGCTTCTGGGCTGTGGCGGATCGCGTGCTGGCGGCCATTCGGCCCTACGGTGCGGAAGCGATGTATGAGCGCATCTTCAATGCGACGATGTGGTTCTCGAAATTCCAGACGCGCCGCCTGCAGACCGGGCGGCTGCACGACTACGTCTTCATGATCGTGGTGGTGGCGGTAGGACTTTTGCTCTGGGCGATCAATAAACACGGCGAGTGGTCGATTGCGGTCAACTGGGCGGAGTACGATACCCTCATGGTGGGCCTGACGATCATCATGACGATTGCCGCCGTGCTGGCGGTCCTCGCCAACAGCTACATTACCGTGCTCGCCTCGCTCGGGACCATCGGTTTCGGGGTGGCACTGATCTTCGCTTACTACGGCGCGCCCGACCTCGCGATTACCCAGCTCCTCGTGGAAACACTGACGGTGGTGCTCTTCATGTTCGTCATCCTGATGCTGCCCAAGTTGAAGACCTTTTCCAGCGGGGCGACCCGTCTGCGCGATATGATTGTGGCCTCGGCCTTCGGCGCCACCATTACCATTCTTCTGCTGAAGGCACTGAACATTCAGTTCAGCCCGGCAATTTCCAGCACGCTGGCTGAGATGAGTTACCCGGAAGCCAAGGGGAAGAACGTGGTCAACGTCATCCTGGTGGACTTCCGCGCCCTGGATACGCTCGGCGAGATCGTCGTGGTGGCGACGGCGGCGCTGGGCATCGCGGCTTTGGTCGCGGCGGGCCTGAAAAAGAGAAAGGGGGAAGAATCCTCATGA
- a CDS encoding type II secretion system protein, with amino-acid sequence MTHHIQDFSRQKAGFSLVEIAVVVAVIGILVALAIPAYKRSQDSTRIATIENDLRIYEQNFETFELENKFFPPSQPIPGQFPDGMAELMPDTWKLPSPIGGTYRWVYTTEEKPSDRSAYIEIVNSPANPILISAERLREIDDDMDDGNTSTGQFILNGLNIRYYIRF; translated from the coding sequence GTGACCCATCACATACAAGACTTTTCCCGGCAAAAAGCTGGCTTTTCTCTGGTAGAAATCGCGGTCGTGGTTGCTGTTATCGGTATACTTGTCGCACTTGCGATTCCTGCCTATAAACGCTCGCAAGACAGTACCAGAATCGCGACGATTGAAAACGATCTTCGTATTTACGAACAGAATTTTGAAACTTTCGAACTGGAGAATAAATTTTTTCCGCCATCCCAGCCCATTCCCGGGCAATTTCCTGACGGTATGGCCGAGCTTATGCCCGACACCTGGAAGCTGCCCAGCCCGATAGGCGGCACCTACCGCTGGGTATACACCACCGAGGAAAAACCTTCCGACCGCAGCGCCTACATCGAAATTGTGAATAGCCCCGCTAATCCTATTCTGATTAGTGCGGAACGGCTAAGGGAGATTGACGACGATATGGATGACGGCAACACCTCGACCGGGCAGTTTATTTTAAACGGACTGAATATACGCTACTATATCAGGTTTTAG
- a CDS encoding ABC transporter ATP-binding protein has protein sequence MEEAKTDSGALLEVYDLKVYFPILGGVLQRTVDQVKAVDGVSFTVPRGKTVGLVGESGSGKTTTGRAIAKLVPVTEGRIYYEGVELTAMNSSQFQSYRKRMQVIFQDPFGSLNPRMTIYSIIAEPLDIHFGDWSRSQKQDRVAELLKRVGLEPDYMQRYPHQFSGGQRQRIGIARALAVEPEFIICDEPVSALDVSVQAQIVNLLQDLQEEYGLTYLFIAHDLAVVEHISDDVLVMSEGKIVEQASAEAIYNHPQHPYTRKLLDAVPQL, from the coding sequence ATGGAGGAAGCAAAAACAGATTCAGGCGCACTGCTTGAGGTATACGACTTGAAGGTGTATTTCCCGATTCTGGGGGGCGTTTTGCAGCGAACCGTGGACCAGGTGAAGGCGGTCGATGGAGTCAGTTTTACTGTGCCGAGAGGGAAAACAGTCGGGCTGGTAGGAGAGAGCGGCAGTGGCAAGACCACGACAGGCCGTGCCATTGCCAAACTCGTTCCGGTCACCGAGGGCAGAATTTATTACGAAGGCGTTGAATTGACTGCGATGAACAGCAGCCAGTTTCAAAGTTACCGTAAAAGGATGCAGGTTATTTTTCAGGATCCCTTCGGTTCGTTGAACCCGCGAATGACGATCTACAGCATCATCGCGGAGCCTCTCGACATCCATTTCGGGGACTGGTCGCGCAGTCAGAAGCAGGACCGTGTGGCGGAACTGCTGAAACGGGTCGGCCTTGAGCCTGATTACATGCAGCGGTACCCTCACCAATTCAGTGGAGGGCAGCGGCAACGTATCGGTATTGCCCGGGCCCTCGCGGTGGAGCCGGAGTTTATCATTTGCGACGAACCGGTCAGCGCGCTCGATGTTTCGGTGCAGGCACAGATCGTGAATTTATTGCAGGATCTACAGGAGGAGTATGGCTTAACTTATCTCTTCATTGCCCATGATCTTGCCGTGGTGGAGCATATCAGCGATGATGTTCTTGTGATGTCAGAAGGGAAGATTGTGGAACAGGCCAGCGCTGAAGCGATCTACAACCATCCTCAGCATCCATATACCAGAAAACTCTTGGACGCTGTGCCCCAGCTCTAG
- a CDS encoding DegT/DnrJ/EryC1/StrS family aminotransferase, translating into MSESTIKVPLLDLKPQYEALAADLNAAVSEVVKSQYFILGPEVECFEHGIADYCGVKHAIGVSSGTDALIVAMMAMGIGEGDEVITTPYTFFGTVGSIVRLGAKPVFVDIEPDSFNLDVSRIEAAITPKTRAIAPVHLFGQMAPMQSINRLAREHDLLVIEDAAQAIGAKQNGRPACSFGHIGCLSFFPTKNLGGFGDGGMVVTDDADYASISQQLRNHGMEPKYYHARVGGNFRLDALQAAVLNVKLQHLDRWHEQRRENAALYRQRFEEAGLNREVTQLDSSLERGIVLPSEREGNYHIYNQYVIYSEERDALMAHLKANDVGCEIYYPLALHEQECFRLLAYSKGDFPHAERAAAMSLALPIYPDLSPKMIERVVEVIADFYA; encoded by the coding sequence ATGAGCGAATCCACCATCAAAGTTCCTTTACTCGACCTGAAGCCACAATACGAGGCACTGGCGGCAGACCTGAATGCTGCGGTCTCAGAAGTCGTCAAATCGCAATATTTCATTCTCGGACCTGAAGTGGAATGCTTTGAGCACGGCATCGCGGATTATTGCGGGGTCAAACACGCCATCGGAGTCTCTTCGGGAACCGATGCCCTCATCGTGGCCATGATGGCGATGGGGATCGGTGAGGGCGACGAGGTCATCACCACCCCCTACACTTTCTTTGGTACGGTCGGCTCGATTGTCCGACTCGGCGCAAAACCGGTTTTTGTCGATATTGAGCCGGACAGCTTCAATCTGGACGTCTCCAGAATCGAGGCTGCCATCACACCGAAGACGAGGGCCATCGCGCCGGTTCATCTTTTCGGGCAAATGGCCCCCATGCAGTCGATCAATCGACTGGCCCGCGAGCATGATCTGCTCGTGATCGAGGACGCCGCGCAGGCGATCGGCGCGAAACAGAACGGGCGCCCGGCCTGTTCCTTCGGGCACATCGGCTGCCTCTCCTTTTTCCCCACCAAGAATCTGGGTGGCTTTGGCGACGGCGGCATGGTGGTGACAGACGATGCGGACTACGCATCCATCTCACAACAATTGCGCAACCACGGCATGGAGCCAAAATACTACCACGCCAGGGTCGGCGGCAATTTCCGGCTCGACGCGCTGCAGGCGGCCGTACTGAACGTAAAACTCCAGCACCTGGACCGTTGGCACGAACAGCGGCGCGAAAATGCGGCACTCTACCGTCAGCGATTCGAAGAGGCCGGCCTGAATCGCGAGGTTACCCAGCTCGACAGTTCCCTTGAGCGCGGCATCGTTCTGCCGAGCGAGCGCGAAGGCAACTACCACATCTATAATCAGTATGTTATCTATTCGGAAGAACGCGATGCACTGATGGCCCACCTCAAAGCCAACGATGTGGGCTGCGAGATTTACTATCCCCTTGCCCTGCACGAGCAGGAGTGTTTTCGCTTGCTCGCTTATTCCAAAGGGGACTTTCCCCATGCCGAACGGGCTGCCGCCATGAGCCTGGCCCTGCCGATCTATCCGGACTTAAGCCCGAAGATGATTGAGCGTGTGGTCGAAGTCATCGCAGATTTTTATGCTTAG
- the leuS gene encoding leucine--tRNA ligase produces MVTPSKDYDFAAIEPKWQAFWAGHKTYEAKDFEDKPTFYVLDMFPYPSGAGLHIGHPEGYTASDALKRFKKAQGYNVLHPMGWDAFGLPTEQYAIKTGTHPSVTTKQNVARFTEQLNQLGFAYDWGREVNTTDPGYFKWTQWIFKQLFKKGLAYVDEKPVWFCPELGTVLANEEVLNTPEGPRSERGNYPVERRPIRQWVLRITEYAERLIAGLKDLDWPDSTKRLQENWIGRSEGGEVTFDVAGHDAQLTVFTTRPDTLYGATYMVVAPEHPLVGTITTGEQKTEVEAYVEKAKSKSDLERAELAKEKTGVWTGATAINPVNGKEIPIWVADYVLMTYGTGAIMAVPAHDERDFEFAREFGLEIVQVIDDDGAAEKDDSGALTAAYTGPGKLINSGEQSGKDSESAKKAVIEQLAAENRGKATVNFKLRDWLFSRQRYWGEPFPIVWVNESDYAKADDSLKSADRPVSCQIDGETRFALALPDAELPLELPEVESYTPSPDGQSPLSKAEHWLKVYVDPQSGETSTEARDGWIEGIRETNTMPQWAGSCWYYLRYIDPKNSEALIDPEKEKYWGTPDLYIGGAEHAVLHLLYARFWHHVLYDIGVVSDPEPFKKLFHQGIILGEDGEKMSKSRGNVVNPETIIDGYGADALRLYLMFLGPLEAMKPWNTKGIEGIARFLRRVWTLATDESRLTEGEDSEDNLRELHATIKKVTEDYEALGFNTAISQMMICQKQLSSGDKVAKSSVEALLKLLAPLAPHLGEELWERLGHQGSIVEAGWPKHDESKLVSNTVKIIFQVNGKYRGDAELPADHSKEEAIAAAKSSERVQNFIEGKTIKKEIYVPGKIVNIVAV; encoded by the coding sequence ATGGTGACTCCAAGCAAAGATTACGATTTCGCGGCAATTGAGCCGAAGTGGCAGGCCTTCTGGGCCGGGCACAAGACCTACGAGGCCAAGGACTTCGAGGACAAGCCCACGTTCTACGTGCTCGACATGTTCCCCTATCCTTCCGGTGCGGGGCTCCATATCGGCCACCCGGAGGGCTACACCGCCAGCGATGCACTCAAGCGTTTCAAGAAGGCCCAAGGCTACAACGTGCTTCATCCCATGGGCTGGGACGCCTTCGGCCTGCCCACGGAGCAATATGCCATCAAGACCGGCACGCACCCGAGCGTGACCACCAAGCAGAATGTGGCCCGCTTTACCGAGCAGCTCAACCAACTCGGCTTCGCCTACGACTGGGGTCGCGAGGTCAATACCACCGACCCCGGCTATTTCAAATGGACCCAGTGGATCTTCAAGCAGCTCTTCAAGAAGGGGCTCGCCTACGTCGACGAGAAGCCGGTCTGGTTCTGTCCCGAACTGGGCACGGTGCTGGCCAATGAAGAGGTGCTGAACACGCCCGAGGGCCCGCGCTCCGAGCGAGGCAACTACCCGGTGGAGCGCCGCCCCATCCGCCAGTGGGTCCTGCGCATCACGGAATACGCCGAGCGCCTCATCGCCGGCCTCAAGGATCTCGACTGGCCCGACTCCACCAAGCGCCTGCAGGAAAACTGGATCGGTCGCTCCGAAGGCGGCGAGGTCACCTTCGATGTCGCCGGTCACGACGCCCAACTGACCGTCTTCACCACCCGCCCCGACACCCTTTACGGGGCCACCTACATGGTGGTCGCTCCGGAACATCCCCTAGTGGGCACCATCACGACCGGCGAACAGAAGACGGAAGTCGAGGCTTACGTGGAAAAAGCCAAGAGCAAGTCGGACCTGGAAAGAGCCGAGCTGGCCAAGGAAAAGACCGGCGTCTGGACCGGCGCCACCGCTATCAATCCGGTCAACGGCAAGGAGATTCCCATCTGGGTGGCCGACTACGTGCTCATGACCTACGGTACCGGCGCGATCATGGCCGTACCGGCGCACGACGAGCGCGACTTCGAGTTCGCCAGGGAGTTTGGGCTGGAGATTGTCCAGGTCATCGACGATGATGGCGCCGCCGAGAAAGATGACAGCGGCGCCCTCACCGCTGCCTACACCGGCCCCGGGAAACTGATCAATTCCGGCGAACAAAGTGGCAAAGATTCCGAGTCCGCCAAGAAGGCCGTCATCGAGCAGCTCGCGGCCGAGAACCGCGGCAAGGCCACCGTCAACTTCAAGCTCCGCGACTGGCTCTTCTCCCGTCAGCGCTACTGGGGCGAACCTTTCCCGATCGTCTGGGTGAACGAGTCCGACTACGCCAAGGCGGATGACTCGCTGAAATCGGCCGACCGTCCCGTCTCCTGCCAGATCGATGGCGAGACCCGCTTTGCCCTGGCGCTGCCGGATGCCGAACTGCCGCTGGAACTGCCCGAAGTCGAAAGCTACACGCCCTCCCCCGACGGACAGAGCCCGCTCTCCAAGGCCGAGCACTGGCTCAAGGTCTATGTCGACCCGCAAAGCGGCGAAACCTCGACCGAGGCCCGCGACGGCTGGATCGAGGGTATCCGCGAAACCAATACGATGCCGCAGTGGGCCGGCTCCTGCTGGTATTACCTCCGCTACATCGATCCGAAAAACAGCGAAGCGCTGATCGACCCGGAAAAGGAAAAGTACTGGGGCACCCCCGACCTTTACATCGGCGGCGCCGAGCATGCCGTCCTCCACCTGCTCTACGCCCGGTTCTGGCACCACGTGCTCTACGACATCGGCGTGGTCAGCGATCCGGAGCCCTTCAAGAAACTCTTCCACCAGGGCATCATCCTCGGGGAGGACGGCGAGAAAATGTCCAAGAGCCGCGGCAACGTGGTCAACCCGGAGACCATCATCGACGGCTACGGCGCCGACGCGCTCCGCCTTTACCTCATGTTCCTCGGGCCGCTTGAAGCCATGAAGCCCTGGAATACCAAGGGCATCGAGGGCATTGCCCGCTTCCTTCGCCGCGTCTGGACACTCGCCACCGACGAGTCACGCCTGACGGAGGGAGAAGACAGCGAAGACAATCTTCGCGAGCTCCACGCCACCATCAAGAAGGTAACCGAGGACTACGAAGCGCTCGGCTTCAATACCGCCATCTCGCAAATGATGATCTGCCAGAAGCAACTCAGCAGCGGCGACAAGGTGGCGAAGTCCTCGGTCGAGGCGCTTCTTAAGTTGCTGGCCCCACTCGCCCCCCACCTCGGCGAAGAGCTTTGGGAGCGTCTGGGCCACCAGGGCAGCATCGTCGAAGCGGGCTGGCCCAAACACGATGAAAGCAAGCTCGTCTCCAACACGGTGAAGATTATTTTTCAGGTGAACGGCAAGTACCGCGGCGACGCTGAACTGCCCGCCGACCACTCGAAAGAGGAGGCCATCGCCGCCGCCAAAAGCAGCGAGCGGGTGCAGAACTTCATCGAAGGAAAAACCATCAAGAAGGAAATTTACGTGCCCGGAAAGATCGTCAATATCGTCGCCGTGTAA
- a CDS encoding NADH-quinone oxidoreductase subunit K: protein MEALIAVLVGVLFAAGTYSLMRRSVVKLVIGVLLISQGANLLVFTVGGLLAGRPALVPSDGTVPPEPYGDPLPQAMVLTAIVIGFGLAAFLLALVARAQEAVGSDDINAYKNTDT, encoded by the coding sequence ATGGAAGCTTTGATCGCAGTGCTCGTCGGTGTGCTTTTCGCTGCCGGAACTTACAGCCTGATGCGGCGCAGTGTCGTCAAGCTGGTCATCGGTGTCCTGTTGATCTCGCAGGGCGCCAACCTTCTTGTCTTTACGGTGGGCGGTTTGCTGGCCGGCCGTCCCGCCCTGGTTCCTTCCGACGGCACGGTCCCCCCCGAGCCCTACGGTGATCCGCTGCCACAGGCGATGGTCCTGACGGCGATCGTGATCGGTTTCGGTCTGGCGGCCTTTCTGCTGGCGCTGGTTGCCCGCGCGCAGGAGGCGGTCGGCAGCGACGATATTAACGCATACAAAAATACGGATACGTGA
- a CDS encoding MnhB domain-containing protein, whose protein sequence is MRYFILAQAARILFPSLLVLSLIVLYRGHNLPGGGFIGGLMAATAFILVGISESMDRAKRLLRIEPFVLMAWGLATAAGSGLPGLFTGSAFMTGQWLPGFSLPLIGKVHLGTPLVFDVGVYLVVIGFALHTTFSLAQLCHTEEEEET, encoded by the coding sequence ATGAGGTACTTTATTCTCGCTCAAGCCGCGCGGATTCTTTTTCCGAGCCTGCTGGTGCTTTCCCTGATCGTGCTTTATCGCGGCCACAATCTTCCGGGAGGTGGGTTCATCGGCGGCCTGATGGCGGCTACGGCTTTTATTCTGGTCGGTATCAGCGAGTCGATGGACCGTGCCAAGCGCCTGCTGCGCATCGAGCCCTTCGTGCTGATGGCCTGGGGGCTGGCGACTGCGGCGGGGAGCGGCTTGCCCGGCTTGTTTACGGGGAGCGCATTCATGACCGGCCAATGGTTGCCGGGCTTTTCCCTGCCGCTGATCGGGAAGGTCCACCTGGGGACGCCACTGGTCTTTGATGTCGGTGTTTATCTCGTCGTGATTGGCTTTGCCCTGCACACGACCTTCAGCCTCGCGCAACTTTGTCACACGGAAGAGGAGGAAGAGACTTAA
- a CDS encoding LpxI family protein, translated as MRDQPSVFLPGDYDQRPIGLIAGKGRYPIITAEQIRRTGLPVRLISFQGETEAELIDSFAPEEHCQIKVGQLGKLLKSLRKLDCGYALMAGQLTPKRLFHGLHPDLKALKILNGLRRKNAETIFGAIAAEIEALNIRMLDARSFLDGQLASEGLMTPGKLKAEPDYIDHGIQIAKSVSELDIGQGCVVRKGTVLAVEAYEGTDPMLQRAGTFKTDGLIFVKTVKHNQDYRFDVPVFGERTLEVMHASGIQTAALEAGRVIMLDKAQLLKTAREMKIELLGFQHKRT; from the coding sequence ATGCGTGACCAACCATCCGTTTTCCTGCCCGGTGATTATGACCAAAGACCGATCGGTCTGATTGCCGGCAAGGGGCGTTACCCCATCATAACCGCCGAACAGATCCGTCGGACAGGGCTGCCGGTCCGGCTGATTTCCTTTCAGGGCGAAACGGAAGCCGAACTGATCGATAGCTTCGCACCGGAAGAGCACTGCCAGATCAAGGTGGGGCAACTGGGCAAGCTGCTGAAGTCACTCCGCAAACTGGATTGCGGCTATGCTCTGATGGCAGGGCAACTCACTCCCAAGCGCCTTTTCCATGGACTTCACCCCGACCTGAAAGCGCTGAAAATTTTAAACGGTCTGAGGCGTAAGAATGCGGAAACCATCTTTGGGGCAATTGCCGCTGAAATCGAAGCACTCAATATCCGGATGCTTGATGCACGAAGTTTCCTGGATGGGCAATTGGCCAGTGAAGGTCTGATGACTCCGGGCAAATTAAAAGCTGAACCCGATTACATCGACCACGGGATTCAAATCGCCAAAAGCGTAAGTGAACTCGATATCGGTCAGGGTTGCGTTGTACGCAAGGGTACCGTGCTCGCAGTCGAAGCTTATGAAGGCACGGACCCGATGTTACAACGTGCGGGAACGTTCAAAACCGATGGCCTTATTTTCGTAAAAACAGTCAAACACAATCAGGATTACCGCTTCGACGTTCCGGTATTTGGAGAGCGCACTCTTGAGGTCATGCATGCCAGCGGTATCCAGACTGCAGCATTGGAAGCCGGTCGTGTCATCATGCTCGACAAGGCTCAACTCCTCAAAACCGCCAGGGAAATGAAGATTGAGTTATTGGGCTTTCAACATAAGCGTACTTGA